One segment of Streptomyces sp. YIM 121038 DNA contains the following:
- a CDS encoding YceD family protein: MSKAGKALSTRLDHRNPLVFDTHELGRRPGAMQRLTRTIDAPGAPAPFGVEGVVGVPEGAPVELEIRLESVMEGVLVTGTARASAKGECVRCLEPLELELDADFQEMFSYPDADDRGRAAEPADDAEEDEDRLFIEDGMFDLEPVLRDAVVLALPMQPVCQEDCEGLCSECGARLTGDPDHHHDAVDIRWAALQGLADSIKGGEKDEMSGGAPRSAHADEKQEK, from the coding sequence ATCTCGAAAGCAGGAAAAGCCCTGAGTACGCGCCTCGACCACCGCAACCCCCTCGTGTTCGACACGCACGAGCTGGGCCGGCGTCCCGGTGCCATGCAGCGGCTGACCCGCACCATCGACGCTCCCGGCGCCCCGGCGCCGTTCGGTGTCGAGGGTGTCGTCGGAGTGCCCGAGGGCGCTCCGGTGGAGCTGGAGATCCGCCTGGAGTCGGTCATGGAAGGGGTGCTTGTCACAGGCACCGCCCGTGCATCGGCCAAGGGGGAGTGCGTAAGGTGTCTGGAGCCGCTCGAGCTGGAGCTCGACGCGGACTTCCAGGAGATGTTCTCGTACCCTGACGCCGACGACCGGGGCCGCGCAGCGGAACCGGCCGACGACGCCGAGGAAGACGAGGACAGGCTCTTCATCGAGGACGGCATGTTCGACCTCGAGCCCGTGCTGCGTGATGCGGTGGTGCTCGCACTGCCGATGCAGCCGGTGTGCCAGGAAGACTGTGAGGGTCTGTGCTCCGAATGCGGAGCGCGGCTCACGGGCGACCCGGACCACCACCACGATGCCGTCGACATCCGTTGGGCGGCACTGCAGGGACTCGCCGATTCCATCAAGGGCGGCGAGAAGGACGAGATGAGCGGCGGCGCGCCTCGATCAGCGCACGCCGACGAGAAGCAGGAGAAGTAG
- a CDS encoding DAK2 domain-containing protein: MPQNLDAVAIRAWSALALDALGQAREEIDAINVYPVADADTGTNLYLTMESATRAVDAVFTGLEPAGPTRAEAVRALAHGALIGARGNSGTILAQLLRGMAQVLSDDESAPGPAGDAPHADGERLALALRRAAQSAYQAVAHPVEGTVLTVARAAAEAAGAGRQAADCGAVARAAYDGARAALAATPDQLAVLGRAGVVDAGGRGLVAVLGALVGALSGERVGARNPAAAWNTWTSANGGPRPDGHARVAGADGTASPAAECAEGVGSGAGPAFEVIYLLEADDDAVARLRTRLDALGDSLVVVGGDGLWNVHVHVDDAGAAVEAGVEAGRPYRIRITHFGLGDAHAVRAAQPPRERAQRGIVAVVRGEGLGGLYAEAGATTVPARAGEPPASGELVQAVRRAHAREVVLLPNDAELRHTAAAAAEQARSEGVRVALIPTRSPVQGIAALAVHEPDRRFDEDVVAMTAAAGATRYAELAVAERQSWTSAGICQAGDVLGLIDGDVAVIGTKVPATAEVVLDRMLAAGGEMVTLVLGEEVSDDVAERLQKHVRDSHLAVDTVLYRGGPQSALLLIGVE, translated from the coding sequence TTGCCGCAGAACCTCGACGCGGTCGCGATCCGCGCCTGGAGCGCACTGGCTCTGGACGCGCTGGGGCAGGCCCGCGAGGAGATCGACGCGATCAACGTCTATCCGGTCGCGGACGCGGACACCGGGACCAACCTCTACTTGACCATGGAGTCGGCGACCCGGGCGGTCGACGCCGTCTTCACGGGCCTGGAGCCCGCCGGGCCCACCCGGGCCGAGGCCGTGCGGGCACTGGCGCACGGGGCCCTGATCGGGGCCCGCGGCAACTCGGGCACGATCCTCGCGCAGCTGCTGCGGGGCATGGCGCAGGTGCTGTCCGACGACGAGAGCGCGCCGGGTCCTGCGGGTGACGCACCTCACGCGGACGGGGAGCGCCTGGCGCTGGCGCTGCGGCGTGCGGCCCAGTCCGCGTACCAGGCCGTCGCCCACCCCGTGGAGGGGACGGTCCTGACGGTCGCCAGGGCGGCGGCGGAGGCCGCCGGGGCCGGGCGGCAGGCGGCCGACTGCGGCGCGGTGGCCCGCGCGGCCTACGACGGCGCCCGCGCGGCCCTGGCCGCGACGCCGGACCAGCTGGCGGTGCTCGGCCGCGCGGGCGTCGTGGACGCCGGGGGCCGGGGGCTCGTGGCGGTGCTCGGGGCGCTCGTCGGAGCCCTGTCGGGGGAGCGCGTGGGCGCCCGGAACCCCGCGGCCGCCTGGAACACCTGGACCTCCGCGAACGGCGGGCCGCGGCCGGACGGCCACGCGCGCGTAGCGGGCGCGGACGGCACGGCTTCCCCGGCCGCCGAGTGCGCCGAAGGCGTCGGCTCCGGCGCCGGACCGGCCTTCGAGGTGATCTACCTCCTGGAGGCGGACGACGACGCCGTCGCCCGGCTCAGGACCCGGCTCGACGCCCTCGGCGACTCCCTCGTCGTCGTCGGCGGCGACGGGCTGTGGAACGTCCACGTGCACGTGGACGACGCGGGCGCGGCCGTCGAGGCGGGGGTCGAGGCGGGCAGGCCGTACCGCATCCGCATCACGCACTTCGGCCTCGGCGACGCCCACGCCGTCCGTGCCGCGCAGCCGCCGCGCGAGCGCGCGCAGCGCGGCATCGTGGCCGTCGTACGCGGCGAGGGCCTGGGAGGCCTGTACGCGGAGGCGGGCGCGACCACCGTGCCCGCGCGCGCGGGGGAGCCGCCCGCGAGCGGCGAGCTGGTCCAGGCGGTGCGGCGCGCCCACGCGCGCGAGGTGGTGCTGCTGCCCAACGACGCCGAGCTGCGGCACACCGCCGCGGCGGCCGCCGAACAGGCCCGCTCAGAAGGCGTGCGCGTCGCCCTGATCCCCACCCGCTCCCCGGTGCAGGGCATCGCGGCGCTCGCCGTGCACGAGCCGGACCGGCGCTTCGACGAGGACGTCGTCGCGATGACGGCGGCGGCCGGCGCCACCCGGTACGCGGAACTGGCCGTCGCGGAGCGCCAGTCGTGGACGAGCGCGGGCATCTGCCAGGCCGGGGACGTCCTCGGCCTCATCGACGGCGACGTGGCGGTCATCGGGACCAAGGTCCCGGCCACGGCCGAGGTCGTCCTGGACCGGATGCTGGCGGCGGGCGGCGAGATGGTCACGCTGGTCCTGGGCGAGGAGGTCTCGGACGACGTGGCCGAGCGCCTCCAGAAGCACGTGCGCGACAGCCACCTGGCCGTGGACACGGTCCTGTACCGGGGCGGCCCGCAGTCGGCCCTCCTCCTCATCGGCGTGGAGTAG
- the coaD gene encoding pantetheine-phosphate adenylyltransferase, with protein MRRAVCPGSFDPITNGHLDIIARASKLYDVVHVAVMINMSKKGLFEIEERIDLIRQVTREFGNVEVESFHGLLVDFCKERDIPAIVKGLRAVSDFDYELQMAQMNNGLSGVETLFVPTNPAYSFLSSSLVKEVASWGGDIAHLVPPVVLEALNKRLAKG; from the coding sequence TTGCGCCGCGCCGTCTGTCCGGGGTCGTTCGACCCCATCACCAATGGACACCTGGACATCATCGCCCGCGCCTCCAAGCTGTACGACGTCGTGCACGTCGCGGTGATGATCAATATGTCGAAGAAGGGCCTCTTCGAGATCGAGGAGCGCATCGACCTGATCCGTCAGGTCACCCGCGAGTTCGGCAACGTGGAAGTGGAGTCGTTCCACGGCCTGTTGGTGGACTTCTGCAAGGAGCGCGACATCCCGGCCATCGTCAAGGGCCTGCGCGCGGTCAGCGACTTCGACTACGAGCTGCAGATGGCCCAGATGAACAACGGCCTCTCCGGCGTCGAGACGCTGTTCGTGCCCACCAACCCCGCCTACAGCTTCCTGTCCTCCTCGCTCGTCAAGGAGGTCGCGTCCTGGGGCGGCGACATCGCGCACCTCGTTCCCCCGGTCGTGCTCGAAGCCCTCAACAAGCGCCTCGCCAAGGGCTGA
- a CDS encoding cell division initiation protein — MDVQKKIDEIAEAVGSAKSMPMSASCVVNRAQLLSMLEEVRQALPGSLAQAQELIGGREQLVERARQEADRIIESAHAERGSLISDTEVARRSQGEADRIVTEARRDAEEIRAEADDYVDSKLANFEVVLTKTLGSVGRGREKLLGTGPGLDEHGYADEDAPERSHDPETLRRDADAYVDAKLGAFEAVLAKTLEAVGRGRQKLQGRAPADELSELGAHADAERAGRTGHTSDADYLADLAETPEPPRAGSAPAASGAPSAPRVPAQEPYAPPRPDHQPDPYAYDQQGQYGHQDQYGGQDPYAYQQPYGQQDPYGYPQDPYAYQRQEYAPQQAQGYGQQGQAPAVLDETSLFDTTMISAEQLRQYEQGR; from the coding sequence GTGGACGTGCAGAAGAAGATCGACGAGATCGCCGAGGCGGTCGGCAGCGCCAAGTCCATGCCCATGTCGGCCTCCTGCGTGGTCAACCGCGCACAGCTCCTGTCGATGCTCGAAGAGGTGCGCCAGGCCCTGCCGGGCTCCCTCGCCCAGGCCCAGGAGCTGATCGGCGGCCGCGAGCAGCTCGTCGAGCGGGCCCGGCAGGAGGCGGACCGGATCATCGAGTCCGCGCACGCGGAGCGCGGCTCGCTGATCTCCGACACGGAGGTCGCGCGCCGCTCCCAGGGAGAGGCCGACCGCATCGTCACCGAGGCCCGCCGGGACGCCGAGGAGATCCGTGCCGAGGCCGACGACTACGTGGACTCCAAGCTCGCCAACTTCGAGGTCGTCCTCACCAAGACCCTCGGCTCCGTCGGCCGCGGCCGCGAGAAGCTGCTCGGCACGGGCCCCGGCCTGGACGAGCACGGCTACGCGGACGAGGACGCCCCCGAGCGCAGCCACGACCCGGAGACGCTGCGCCGCGACGCCGACGCGTACGTGGACGCCAAGCTCGGCGCCTTCGAGGCGGTCCTCGCCAAGACCCTGGAGGCCGTCGGCCGGGGCCGCCAGAAGCTCCAGGGCCGCGCCCCCGCGGACGAGCTGAGCGAGCTCGGCGCGCACGCCGACGCCGAGCGCGCCGGGCGCACGGGCCACACCTCCGACGCCGACTACCTCGCGGACCTCGCCGAGACCCCCGAGCCCCCGCGCGCGGGGAGCGCACCGGCGGCCTCGGGCGCCCCTTCCGCACCCCGCGTCCCCGCCCAGGAGCCGTACGCCCCGCCGCGCCCCGACCACCAGCCCGATCCGTACGCGTACGACCAGCAGGGTCAGTACGGTCACCAGGACCAGTACGGCGGGCAGGACCCGTACGCCTACCAGCAGCCGTACGGCCAGCAGGATCCGTACGGCTATCCCCAGGACCCGTACGCGTACCAGCGGCAGGAGTACGCCCCGCAGCAGGCGCAGGGCTACGGTCAGCAGGGCCAGGCCCCCGCGGTGCTCGACGAGACCAGCCTCTTCGACACCACCATGATCAGCGCGGAGCAACTGCGCCAGTACGAGCAGGGGCGCTAG
- a CDS encoding BTAD domain-containing putative transcriptional regulator → MRFGILGPLDVRTPDGGPVAPGGPRPRALLTLLLLDAGRTVSVERLTDGLYGERPPAGAANALQSQVSRLRGRLGVDIRAGAGGYRLLVDPDDVDAHRFERLARVGRDALAAGDPARAAALLREALGLWRGAALADLPGAHAPATRLEELRLAAVQDRIDADLATGGGPGLVPELRELLADRPLSERLYGQLMRALSAGGRAAEALAVFEEARATLARELGADPSPDLAALHRELLRGAEPSRRPSVPAQLTPLVGRAEELARVRGLLAGSSRLVTLTGPGGAGKTRLAVEAARERESAGPDRVCFVELAPLTAGSPVTCAVLGALGVRDGFHARGGDARQRLLAALEGRELLLVLDNCEHVVDDAARTVGLLLGACPGVRVLATSREALGITGEVLCPVPPLAAAPAARLFLERAAAVRPDFAPPAPGRGHPRATLVDSVCAALDGLPLAIELAAARLRTLTLDELAARLDDRFRLLSRGDRTKAPRHRTLHAVVEWSWELLDDQERRLARRLTVFPAGATLDAVDAVCGVPYPEDPLASLAEKSFIEATGGRYRMLETIRAYCARRLAEAGEEDALRAAHAAYFLRCAEEGAPRLHGGEQVAWLDRLAADHGNLEAALHHHVRTDPRAGLRLAAALSWYWRLRGLYGQRAPLAARLLAAVGDEVPDGLAEEYALCLLNALTGEGDDPVERERLARADDILASLRGPLRRPFLIVLWSLAGGPRRAAEDRVRAQLGAHPWGRALLDFGHGFQQQLAGRVDASEAAFARALAAFRDTGDRWGMANCLDPLAMYADWRGERGRALALLDEGLVHVRELAAPEETADMLHQRATVLLHDGALEEAAEHFRLSGDLARTAGVRDKVATSLRGLGDVARLRGELTRARGHYGEALEACAANWFSVAETARILLGLGRAALAECRADEAAECFERARVLVLDSAGTGFDERAHVAEALAVTAAGPEEAARLLGAAAGLRGTLIAGDPDVAPVERAVRARLSPETYEKAFEQGRREPTAALTR, encoded by the coding sequence ATGCGGTTCGGCATCCTCGGCCCCCTCGACGTACGGACCCCCGACGGCGGACCCGTCGCCCCCGGCGGTCCGCGCCCCAGGGCCCTGCTCACCCTGCTCCTCCTGGACGCGGGCCGCACCGTGTCCGTGGAGCGGCTGACCGACGGCCTGTACGGCGAGCGGCCGCCCGCCGGTGCCGCGAACGCCCTCCAGTCCCAGGTGTCACGGCTCCGCGGGCGGCTGGGCGTGGACATCCGGGCGGGCGCCGGTGGCTACCGGCTCCTGGTCGACCCCGACGACGTCGACGCCCACCGTTTCGAGCGCCTCGCGCGCGTGGGCCGCGACGCCCTGGCCGCCGGGGATCCCGCGCGGGCCGCCGCGCTGCTGCGCGAGGCCCTCGGTCTGTGGCGGGGCGCGGCGCTCGCCGACCTGCCCGGCGCGCACGCGCCCGCCACCCGCCTGGAAGAGCTGCGGCTGGCCGCCGTACAGGACCGGATCGACGCCGACCTGGCGACCGGCGGCGGCCCCGGCCTCGTCCCGGAGCTGCGGGAGCTGCTCGCGGACCGGCCGCTGAGCGAGCGGCTGTACGGGCAGCTGATGCGGGCCCTGTCCGCGGGCGGCAGGGCGGCCGAGGCGCTCGCGGTGTTCGAGGAGGCACGCGCCACCCTCGCGCGGGAGCTGGGCGCCGACCCGTCGCCGGACCTCGCCGCGCTCCACCGGGAGCTGCTGCGGGGCGCGGAGCCGTCGCGGCGGCCGAGCGTCCCGGCACAGCTGACGCCGCTCGTGGGCCGCGCCGAGGAGCTGGCCCGCGTCCGCGGCCTGCTCGCGGGGTCGTCCCGCCTGGTGACGCTCACCGGACCGGGCGGCGCGGGCAAGACGCGGCTCGCGGTGGAGGCCGCCCGGGAGCGGGAGAGCGCCGGGCCCGACAGGGTGTGCTTCGTGGAGCTGGCCCCGCTCACCGCCGGGTCGCCGGTGACGTGCGCCGTGCTCGGCGCCCTCGGGGTGCGCGACGGCTTCCACGCGCGCGGGGGCGACGCGAGGCAGCGGCTCCTGGCCGCCCTGGAGGGCCGCGAGCTGCTGCTGGTCCTGGACAACTGCGAGCACGTGGTCGACGACGCCGCCCGCACCGTCGGGCTGCTGCTCGGCGCCTGCCCGGGCGTGCGGGTCCTGGCCACGAGCCGGGAGGCCCTCGGGATCACCGGCGAGGTGCTGTGCCCGGTGCCGCCGCTGGCCGCCGCACCCGCGGCCCGGCTGTTCCTGGAGCGGGCCGCCGCCGTACGCCCGGACTTCGCGCCGCCCGCGCCCGGCCGGGGGCACCCGCGGGCCACCCTGGTCGACTCCGTCTGCGCCGCCCTGGACGGGCTGCCGCTCGCCATCGAGCTGGCCGCGGCCCGGCTGCGCACCCTCACGCTCGACGAGCTGGCCGCGCGCCTGGACGACCGGTTCCGGCTCCTGTCGCGCGGGGACCGCACGAAGGCGCCCCGGCACCGGACGCTGCACGCGGTCGTCGAGTGGAGCTGGGAGCTGCTGGACGACCAGGAGCGGCGGCTCGCCCGACGGCTGACGGTGTTCCCGGCCGGGGCGACACTCGACGCGGTCGACGCGGTGTGCGGGGTGCCGTACCCCGAGGACCCGCTGGCCTCCCTGGCGGAGAAGTCGTTCATCGAGGCGACCGGCGGGCGGTACCGGATGCTGGAGACCATCCGCGCGTACTGCGCCCGGCGGCTCGCCGAAGCGGGCGAGGAGGACGCGCTGCGGGCCGCGCACGCCGCGTACTTCCTGCGGTGCGCGGAGGAGGGCGCGCCGCGCCTGCACGGCGGGGAGCAGGTGGCGTGGCTCGACCGCCTCGCCGCGGACCACGGCAACCTCGAAGCCGCGCTGCACCACCACGTGCGCACCGACCCGCGCGCGGGCCTTCGGCTGGCGGCCGCCCTGTCCTGGTACTGGCGGCTGCGCGGCCTGTACGGGCAGCGGGCGCCGCTGGCCGCGCGGCTGCTGGCGGCCGTGGGTGACGAGGTACCGGACGGCCTGGCGGAGGAGTACGCCCTGTGCCTGCTCAACGCGCTCACGGGCGAGGGCGACGACCCGGTGGAACGGGAGCGCCTCGCGCGCGCGGACGACATCCTGGCCTCGCTGCGGGGGCCGCTGCGGCGGCCCTTCCTGATCGTGCTGTGGTCGCTCGCGGGCGGGCCGCGGCGGGCGGCGGAGGACCGGGTCCGGGCGCAGCTCGGCGCGCATCCCTGGGGGCGGGCCCTGCTGGACTTCGGGCACGGTTTCCAGCAGCAGCTGGCGGGCCGCGTCGACGCCTCGGAGGCGGCCTTCGCGCGGGCTCTCGCGGCCTTCCGGGACACCGGTGACCGCTGGGGCATGGCCAACTGCCTCGACCCGCTGGCGATGTACGCCGACTGGCGCGGCGAGCGGGGGCGCGCCCTCGCCCTGCTCGACGAGGGGCTCGTCCACGTACGGGAGCTGGCGGCCCCGGAGGAGACCGCCGACATGCTGCACCAGCGCGCCACGGTCCTGCTGCACGACGGCGCCCTGGAGGAGGCCGCCGAGCACTTCCGGCTCTCCGGGGACCTCGCCCGCACCGCCGGGGTGCGCGACAAGGTGGCGACCTCGCTGCGGGGCCTCGGTGACGTGGCCCGGCTGCGCGGTGAGCTCACCCGCGCGCGTGGGCACTACGGAGAGGCTCTGGAGGCGTGCGCCGCGAACTGGTTCAGCGTGGCCGAGACGGCGCGGATCCTCCTCGGCCTCGGCCGCGCCGCGCTCGCCGAGTGCCGTGCGGACGAGGCCGCGGAGTGTTTCGAGCGGGCCCGCGTCCTCGTCCTGGACAGCGCCGGAACCGGCTTCGACGAGCGGGCCCACGTCGCCGAGGCGCTGGCGGTCACCGCGGCGGGCCCCGAGGAGGCCGCCCGGCTCCTGGGCGCGGCCGCCGGTCTGCGGGGCACGCTGATCGCGGGCGACCCCGACGTGGCCCCCGTAGAGCGCGCAGTGCGGGCACGACTGTCCCCGGAGACGTACGAGAAGGCCTTCGAGCAGGGGCGGCGGGAGCCGACGGCGGCGCTCACGCGGTAG
- the rpmB gene encoding 50S ribosomal protein L28, producing MAANCDVCGKGPGFGNNISHSHRRTPRRWNPNIQRVRAVVGGTPKRLNACTSCIKAGKVSR from the coding sequence GTGGCTGCCAACTGCGACGTCTGCGGCAAGGGGCCGGGCTTCGGCAACAACATCTCGCACTCGCACCGCCGTACGCCCCGTCGCTGGAACCCGAACATCCAGCGCGTGCGTGCCGTGGTCGGCGGGACGCCGAAGCGGCTCAATGCCTGCACCTCGTGCATCAAGGCCGGCAAGGTCTCGCGCTGA
- the rsmD gene encoding 16S rRNA (guanine(966)-N(2))-methyltransferase RsmD, whose amino-acid sequence MTRVIAGTAGGRRLSVPPGNGTRPTSDRAREGLFSTWQALLGTLDGTRVLDLYAGSGAVGLEALSRGSAHALLVETDARAVRTIRENVRAIGLPGADVRAGKAAQVIRESTPSAPYDLVFLDPPYAVGDDDLREILLTLRSGSWLADDALVTVERSTRGGVFDWPDGFEGLRSRRYGEGTFWYGRAASTCDEQEIAP is encoded by the coding sequence ATGACCCGCGTGATCGCCGGTACGGCCGGCGGGCGCCGCCTTTCCGTTCCGCCGGGCAACGGCACCCGGCCCACGTCGGACCGCGCCCGCGAAGGCCTGTTCTCGACCTGGCAGGCCCTCCTGGGCACGCTCGACGGCACCCGCGTCCTCGACCTCTACGCGGGCTCCGGCGCCGTCGGCCTGGAGGCCCTGTCCCGGGGCTCCGCGCACGCCCTGCTCGTCGAGACCGACGCCCGCGCGGTCCGCACGATCCGGGAGAACGTCCGGGCGATCGGCCTGCCCGGCGCCGACGTCCGAGCAGGAAAAGCCGCTCAAGTCATCCGGGAAAGCACCCCTAGCGCCCCCTATGACCTGGTGTTCCTCGACCCCCCCTATGCGGTGGGAGATGACGATCTCCGGGAGATCCTCCTCACACTCCGCTCGGGAAGCTGGCTCGCGGACGACGCGCTCGTCACCGTTGAACGCAGTACGAGAGGCGGAGTCTTCGACTGGCCGGACGGCTTCGAGGGGCTGAGGTCCCGTCGCTACGGCGAAGGCACGTTTTGGTACGGTCGCGCCGCCTCTACGTGCGACGAACAAGAAATCGCGCCATGA
- the recG gene encoding ATP-dependent DNA helicase RecG: MDLVHALQEPLKNALGQATAKVMAEHLDLHTVGDLLHHYPRRYAERGELTRLSDLPLDEHVTVVAQVASARVLKFNAGRGQRLEVTITDGSGQLQLVFFGRGIHKPHKDLLPGTRAMFAGKVSVFNHKMQLAHPAYELLRADSESAAEAVDSWAGALIPIYPATAKLESWKIAKSIDAVLPSAREALDPLPPALREGRGLIPLPEALLKIHRPHAKADIATARSRLKWDEAFVLQVALARRRFADSQLPAVAREPRPDGLLDAFDAKLPFELTDGQRRVTTEIFTDLATEHPMHRLLQGEVGSGKTMVALRAMLAVVDAGGQAAMLAPTEVLAQQHHRSVTEMMGELAEGGMLGGCEHATKVTLLTGSMGAAARRQALLDLVTGEAGIVIGTHALIEDKVQFHDLGLVVVDEQHRFGVEQRDALRGKGKQPPHLLVMTATPIPRTVAMTVFGDLETSVLDQLPAGRSPISSHVVPAQDKPHFLARAWERVREEVENGHQAYVVCPRIGDDEDEKEAGAKKGGKKSAEDEAAEATEAEKRPPLAVLDVAEQLSHGPLRGLRVEVLHGRMQPDDKDAVMRRFAAGETHVLVATTVIEVGVNVPNATAMVIMDADRFGVSQLHQLRGRVGRGSAPGLCLLVTDMPEAGPARARLNAVAATLDGFELSRIDLEQRREGDVLGQAQSGVRSSLRMLAVIDDEEIIAAAREEATAVVSRDPDLEHLPELRMTLDALLDEKREQYLDKG, from the coding sequence ATGGATCTCGTGCACGCGCTCCAAGAACCGCTGAAGAACGCCCTCGGCCAAGCCACCGCCAAGGTCATGGCCGAGCACCTCGACCTGCACACGGTGGGCGACCTCCTGCACCACTACCCCCGCCGCTACGCCGAGCGGGGCGAGCTCACCCGCCTCTCCGACCTCCCGCTGGACGAGCACGTCACGGTCGTGGCCCAGGTGGCGAGCGCCCGCGTCCTGAAGTTCAACGCGGGGCGCGGCCAGCGCCTGGAGGTGACGATCACGGACGGCAGCGGCCAGCTGCAGCTGGTCTTCTTCGGCCGTGGCATCCACAAGCCGCACAAGGACCTGCTCCCCGGCACGCGCGCGATGTTCGCGGGCAAGGTCTCCGTCTTCAACCACAAGATGCAGCTCGCCCACCCCGCGTACGAGCTGCTGCGGGCCGACAGCGAGTCCGCCGCCGAGGCGGTGGACTCCTGGGCGGGCGCGCTCATCCCGATCTACCCGGCCACCGCGAAGCTGGAGTCGTGGAAGATCGCCAAGTCGATCGACGCGGTGCTGCCCAGCGCCCGTGAGGCCCTGGACCCGCTGCCGCCCGCCCTGCGCGAGGGCCGCGGCCTCATCCCGCTCCCCGAGGCCCTCCTCAAGATCCACCGGCCGCACGCGAAGGCGGACATCGCGACGGCCCGCTCCCGCCTGAAGTGGGACGAGGCCTTCGTGCTCCAGGTCGCCCTGGCCCGCCGCCGCTTCGCGGACTCCCAACTGCCCGCCGTCGCCCGCGAGCCCCGCCCGGACGGCCTCCTGGACGCCTTCGACGCCAAGCTCCCCTTCGAGCTCACGGACGGCCAGCGCCGCGTCACCACCGAGATCTTCACCGACCTCGCCACGGAACACCCGATGCACCGCCTCCTCCAGGGGGAGGTCGGTTCGGGAAAGACGATGGTCGCGCTGCGCGCCATGCTCGCCGTCGTGGACGCCGGGGGGCAGGCCGCGATGCTCGCGCCCACGGAGGTGCTCGCGCAGCAGCACCACCGTTCGGTCACCGAGATGATGGGGGAGCTGGCCGAGGGCGGCATGCTCGGGGGCTGTGAGCACGCCACCAAGGTCACGCTGCTCACCGGGTCCATGGGCGCGGCCGCGCGTCGGCAGGCGCTGCTCGACCTGGTCACCGGCGAGGCCGGGATCGTCATCGGGACGCACGCGCTGATCGAGGACAAGGTGCAGTTCCACGACCTGGGCCTGGTCGTGGTCGACGAGCAGCACCGCTTCGGCGTGGAGCAGCGCGACGCCCTGCGCGGCAAGGGCAAGCAGCCCCCGCACCTGCTGGTGATGACGGCCACGCCCATCCCGCGCACGGTCGCCATGACGGTCTTCGGCGACCTGGAGACCTCCGTGCTCGACCAGCTGCCCGCCGGGCGCTCGCCGATCTCCAGCCATGTCGTCCCGGCGCAGGACAAGCCGCACTTCCTCGCCCGCGCGTGGGAGCGCGTCCGCGAGGAGGTGGAGAACGGCCACCAGGCGTACGTGGTCTGCCCCCGCATCGGCGACGACGAGGACGAGAAGGAGGCGGGCGCGAAGAAGGGCGGCAAGAAGTCCGCCGAGGACGAGGCCGCGGAGGCCACGGAGGCCGAGAAGCGGCCGCCGCTCGCCGTCCTCGACGTGGCCGAGCAGCTCTCCCACGGCCCGCTGCGGGGCCTGCGGGTCGAGGTCCTGCACGGCCGCATGCAGCCCGATGACAAGGACGCGGTGATGCGCCGCTTCGCCGCGGGCGAGACCCACGTCCTGGTCGCCACGACAGTGATCGAGGTGGGGGTGAACGTGCCGAACGCGACGGCGATGGTGATCATGGACGCCGACCGCTTCGGCGTCTCCCAGCTGCACCAGCTCCGCGGCCGCGTCGGCCGCGGCTCCGCCCCCGGCCTGTGCCTGCTCGTCACCGACATGCCGGAGGCCGGCCCGGCCCGCGCCCGGCTGAACGCGGTGGCCGCGACCCTGGACGGCTTCGAGCTCTCCCGCATCGACCTGGAGCAGCGCCGGGAGGGCGACGTGCTCGGCCAGGCGCAGTCCGGCGTCCGGTCCTCGCTGCGGATGCTCGCCGTCATCGACGACGAGGAGATCATCGCGGCGGCCCGCGAGGAGGCGACCGCCGTGGTCTCCCGCGACCCCGACCTGGAGCACCTGCCCGAGCTCCGCATGACCCTGGACGCCCTCCTGGACGAGAAGCGCGAGCAGTACCTCGACAAGGGGTGA
- the rpmF gene encoding 50S ribosomal protein L32, with translation MAVPKRKMSRSNTRHRRSQWKAAVTPLVSCERCQEPKQQHIACPSCGTYNKRQVLEV, from the coding sequence GTGGCTGTTCCGAAGCGGAAGATGTCGCGCAGCAACACGCGCCACCGCCGGTCGCAGTGGAAGGCTGCGGTCACCCCCCTGGTTTCGTGTGAGCGTTGCCAGGAGCCGAAGCAGCAGCACATCGCGTGCCCGAGCTGCGGCACCTACAACAAGCGCCAGGTCCTCGAGGTCTGA